From a single Phalacrocorax aristotelis chromosome 1, bGulAri2.1, whole genome shotgun sequence genomic region:
- the CBY1 gene encoding protein chibby homolog 1: MPLFGNTFSPKKTPPRKCASLSNLHSLDRSTREIELGLEYGIPTMNLAGQSLKFENGQWVAESGSFTGDRREMQRLRKRNQQLEEENNLLRLKVDILLDMLSETTAESHLMEKELEELKNHSRRRK, translated from the exons ATGCCTCTCTTCGGGAACACCTTCAGCCCCAAGAAGACCCCCCCCAGGAAATGCGCCTCTCTCTCCAACCTGCACTCG ctggatAGATCGACCCGTGAGATTGAGCTGGGCCTGGAGTACGGCATCCCCACCATGAACCTCGCTGGCCAGAGCCTCAAGTTTGAAAATGGCCAGTGGGTGGCAG aaTCGGGAAGCTTCACGGGGGATCGCAGGGAAATGCAGCGCTTGCGCAAACGGAACCAGCAGctagaggaagaaaacaacctCCTTCGGCTGAAAGTGGATATTCTGCTGGACATG CTCTCTGAGACCACTGCTGAGTCCCATCTGATGgagaaggagctggaggagctgaaGAACCACAGCCGGAGGAGGAAGTGA
- the TOMM22 gene encoding mitochondrial import receptor subunit TOM22 homolog, with amino-acid sequence MAAAASLSPEELLPKGGPGKAEELEDELEEEEDDEEELEETLAERLWGLTEMFPESLRSAAGATFDLSLTVAQKMYRFSRAALWIGTTSFMILVLPVVFETEKLQMEQQQQLQQRQILLGPNTGLSGGMPGALPPLSGKI; translated from the exons ATGGCGGCCGCTGCGTCCCTGTCCCCGGAGGAGCTGCTGCCCAAGGGCGGTCCGGGCAAGGCCGAGGAGCTGGAGGACgaactggaggaggaggaggatgacgAGGAGGAG CTGGAGGAGACGCTGGCGGAGCGGCTGTGGGGGCTGACGGAGATGTTCCCCGAGAGCCTCCGCTCGGCGGCCGGAGCCACCTTCGACCTGTCGCTGACGGTAGCGCAGAAGATGTACCG GTTCTCCAGGGCAGCTCTGTGGATTGGGACCACCTCCTTCATGATTCTGGTTCTTCCTGTCgtttttgaaactgaaaaactgcagaTGGAGCAACAGCAACAGCTGCAGCAGCGACAG ATCCTCCTCGGACCCAACACAGGGCTGTCGGGGGGAATGccaggggccctgcctccacTGTCCGGAAAAATCTAA
- the JOSD1 gene encoding josephin-1 isoform X2, with amino-acid sequence MSCVPWKGDKTKSESPEPPQLPPLHIYHEKQRRELCALHALNNVFQDSNAFTRETLQEIFQRLSPNTMVTPHKKSMLGNGNYDVNVIMAALQTKGYEAVWWDKRRDVNVIALSNVMGFIMNLPSSLCWGPLKLPLKRQHWICVREVGGTYYNLDSKLKVPEWIGGESELRSLAHSNERHAKCSRKEVKLQSRNWLRRKPL; translated from the exons ATGAGTTGTGTGCCATGGAAAGGTGACAAGACCAAATCAGAATCACCGGAGCCACCCCAGCTGCCACCACTGCATATCTACCATGAGAAGCAGCGTAGGGAGCTGTGTGCCCTCCATGCCCTCAACAATGTCTTCCAGGACAGCAATGCCTTCACTAGGGAAACCCTGCAGGAGATTTTTCAGAG GCTGTCTCCCAACACCATGGTGACACCCCACAAGAAGAGCATGCTGGGGAACGGAAACTATGATGTGAATGTGATCATGGCAGCGCTTCAGACCAAAGGCTATGAGGCGGTTTGGTGGGACAAGCGCAG GGATGTTAATGTCATTGCCCTATCTAACGTGATGGGCTTCATCATGAATCTGCCCTCCAGCCTTTGCTGGGGCCCCTTGAAGCTCCCCCTCAAGCGACAGCACTGGATCTGCGTCCGGGAGGTGGGAGGCACCTACTACAACCTTGACTCCAAACTCAAGGTGCCCGAGTGGATTGGAGGTGAAAGTGAGCTCAG aagCCTAGCCCACAGTAACGAACGTCATGCAAAATGTTCCAGAAAAGAGGTAAAGTTACAAAGCAGGAATTGGCTGAGAAGGAAGCCTTTGTAG
- the JOSD1 gene encoding josephin-1 isoform X1 produces the protein MSCVPWKGDKTKSESPEPPQLPPLHIYHEKQRRELCALHALNNVFQDSNAFTRETLQEIFQRLSPNTMVTPHKKSMLGNGNYDVNVIMAALQTKGYEAVWWDKRRDVNVIALSNVMGFIMNLPSSLCWGPLKLPLKRQHWICVREVGGTYYNLDSKLKVPEWIGGESELRKFLKHQLRGKNCELLLVVPEEVEAHQSWRADV, from the exons ATGAGTTGTGTGCCATGGAAAGGTGACAAGACCAAATCAGAATCACCGGAGCCACCCCAGCTGCCACCACTGCATATCTACCATGAGAAGCAGCGTAGGGAGCTGTGTGCCCTCCATGCCCTCAACAATGTCTTCCAGGACAGCAATGCCTTCACTAGGGAAACCCTGCAGGAGATTTTTCAGAG GCTGTCTCCCAACACCATGGTGACACCCCACAAGAAGAGCATGCTGGGGAACGGAAACTATGATGTGAATGTGATCATGGCAGCGCTTCAGACCAAAGGCTATGAGGCGGTTTGGTGGGACAAGCGCAG GGATGTTAATGTCATTGCCCTATCTAACGTGATGGGCTTCATCATGAATCTGCCCTCCAGCCTTTGCTGGGGCCCCTTGAAGCTCCCCCTCAAGCGACAGCACTGGATCTGCGTCCGGGAGGTGGGAGGCACCTACTACAACCTTGACTCCAAACTCAAGGTGCCCGAGTGGATTGGAGGTGAAAGTGAGCTCAG GAAATTTTTGAAACACCAGCTGAGAGGAAAGAACTGTGAACTCCTGCTGGTGGTGCCAGAGGAGGTGGAAGCACATCAGAGCTGGAGAGCTGACGTGTGA